The Geminocystis sp. NIES-3708 genomic sequence GATGTTTTTAGTGGGTGCTTATCAAGAAATTATGGGAAATTTACACAATCTCTTTGGGGATATAAATGTTGTTCATATCGAAAGCAAAGAAGATAACTATACCATTAAATATGTTGTCAAAGGAGACACTGTAACCGATGTTTTAAAATATGTTGAATATTCCGCTGAAGATTTAATAGAAAAACTTCGTTGTTTAACAGAAAATGCCGTACAAGAAAAACAAATTAATCTTGAAAAATCTCAATTATTAATTAAAAATTATGAAGAAAATTTACGCAGTTATACTTACTTGGGCTAATTTTTGGTGATAACTTTCAATTATCTAAGAACGTGTAAAGATTTGTTAAAATCGGAAAAAAATTGAAAATTGATAAAATAATGACATAAAAATATGACACAATTAGAATCAGTAATCAATTTAAGTATAATTTAATTTAAAACCTATGACTTTACAATTAGGAGATACCGTCCCCAATTTTACTCAGGCTTCTAGTATCGGTGATATTTCTTTCTATGATTGGGCAGGAGATAGTTGGGTAGTATTATTTTCTCATCCTGCTGATTATACTCCCGTTTGTACCACTGAATTGGGTACTGTCGCTAGTTTACAATCTGAGTTTCAAAAACGTAACGTTAAAACTATCGCTTTAAGTGTTGATGATGTTGAATCTCATAAGGGTTGGATTAACGACATTAACGAAACTCAAAATACCACCGTTAATTATCCTATTCTTGCAGATGGCGATCGCAAAGTTGCTGATTTATATGGCATGATTCACCCTAACTCTTTAAATAATCTTACCGTTAGAAGCGTTTTCATTATCGATCCCAACAAAAAATTACGTTTAACCATTACTTACCCTGCCAGTACTGGGCGTAACTTTGATGAAATTTTAAGAGTTATTGATTCTTTACAATTAACTGACTATCATCAAGTAGCAACTCCAGCTAACTGGCAAGATGGAGGAGATTGCGTCGTTGTGCCTTCTATTTCTACAGAAGATGCTAAAGTTAAATTTCCTAAAGGTGTCACAGAAATTAAACCTTATTTACGATTAACTCCTCAACCCAATAAATAAGTAATAGTAAAAATTAACAATTAACAATTAACACTTAAAAAGTTTTATCTTTTAGTCTCCTAGTCTTCTACTCTGTTATTCTCTGATACCTAATTATTAATAAAAGTTTTGTTTAAATCTTCGATTAACTCGTCTAACTCTTCAATGGCTTGATTTACATCTAAGCGTAAACTTCCTAAATCTGGTTTATCTAGGAGTTTTACTAATAATTCTCTTTTATCAGCGATCGCATTAATTTGATTTATAATAGCTGTATTCATGATTTTACGGATACAATAAAATAATTATAGTCTATGGTTTATTATCCATTGTAAAGCTCCATTTTGATCAGTAAATTTTCCTTCTATATAAGCAATTTGGACATCTGTTAATAATTGTTTGATTAATGGACTAGGAGAAATTTTCAAAAATTTCATTAAATCATTCCCCGTAAGTAAAGGTTTAGGATGTGCCACAGAATCATTATCATCAAAATAACGATTAAGCAATAGATTAATTAAATCTTGATTTACATCATTTGCAAGGGCAAAAATTGCTAAACTAGGAAATACTTTCCCAACGGCTGAAAAGAAAAAATACTGTGCCGATAAATTATTAATAAAATCTTTTTCTAATAAAGAAGGAGTATATTTAATAATAGTTATGACACTCTTAATTTCTTGACGAGAATATTTAAGATTGAGTAATTCTTTTTCGGCAATTTCTGGATTATCATCTGTTAAACAAGCTAATTTTACAATACTATAACTTTGATTATTAATATTATTAAAATAACTAAATTTTTCTTGTAAATGTTTAATTATAAAATCAATTTTTTTTAAATAAATAATTTTTTTTTCATCAATATTTTGCCAATAAAGAGATAATAAACCATCTTTAAAAGCCTCTTTTAGCCAATAACTACTATTTTCACTAGCTAATAAATAACTCAATTCATTATTAACTCTCTCCGCTGCAACTTTGATTAAAAAAGGAGTTAATTCTTTAATAGTTTGACGAGTTTCTGATTCGATATAAAAATTAAGCTGACAAGCCTGACGATAACCTCGTAATAATCGTAAAGGATCATCTTTCAAATTTTGACGAGATACCATCCTAATGATGCCTTGTTCTAAGTCTTGTTTACCCTTCAAAGGATCAATAATTTTTCTTTCTTGACAATGATAAGCGATGGCATTAATCGTATAATCTCGTCTTAACAAATCATTTTCAATAGAGTTGCCTTCTTGTTGAGCAAAATCAATAGTAGCATGGGGAAAAACTACTCTCGCAATAAATCTTTCATGATCTAAAATCACAAAACCAGCACGATAAATATTAGCGATATTTCTTGCGGTTTCAATAGATGAATGAGGTAAAACAAAATCTAAATCTAAATAATTTCTGAAGCGATTAAGTAACACATCTCTTACTGCACCACCCACTAAATAACAATCATCAGGCAGTATATCTAAATCAAAAGGTAAATTATCAGCAATAAAAGTATTTAAAACCATTAAAAATAATTAAAAAAGGATAATTTGAGCTTATTATTTTAATTTATTCTTCCTCTTTAAAAATTAAAAATAAACAAAAAGCCCCCACCAAAAGAGGCAGAGGCTTATTATTTACCTAGCACAGATCAAGAACTAAAATATTTAGTCTAAATCAGGCATTGATAAAGTTGGCTCGGTTTCACGATCAATTCCTTTCTCGAAACCACCAGCAGCAGCACGAGCTCTTCCAGCGTGCCATAAATGACCAACTAAGAAGAAGAAACCTAAAGTGAAGTGAGAAGTTGCTAACCATGCACGAGGAGATACATAGTTAAAAGCATTTACGTCAGTGATAACACCACCTACAGAGTTCAAAGAACCTAAAGGAGCATGAGTCATATATTCAGCAGCACGACGTACTTGCCAAGGCTGAATATCATTTCTTACTTTATCTAAGTCTAAACCGTTAGGACCACGAAGAGGCTCTAACCAAGGACCTCTGAAATCCCAGAAACGCATGGTTTCACCACCGAAGATGATTTCACCAGTAGGAGAGCGCATCAAGTATTTACCTAAACCAGTAGGGCCTTGAGCAGAACCGACGTTAGCACCTAGTCTTTGGTCACGAATCAAGTAGGTTAAGGCTTGAGCTTGAGATGCTTCAGCACCAGTAGGTCCATAGAATTCGCTAGGATAAGCGGTGTTGTTGTACCATACCATAGTAGAAGCGATGAATCCCATTAAGGATAAAGCACCTAAACTATAAGAAAGATAAGCCTCACCTGACCAGATCAAAGCACGACGAGCCCAACCAAAAGGCTTGGTTAAGATGTGCCAAATACCACCAAAGATACAGGTTAAACCGACCCAAATATGACCACCGATGATGTCTTCCATGTTGTTAACACTAACAATCCAACCTTCTCCACCGAAAGGAGCTTTGATTAAATAACCAAAGATAATCGCAGGGTTAAGAGTTGGGTTAGTAATTACACGAACATCACCGCCACCGGGGGCCCAAGTATCATAAACACCGCCAAAAAACATGGCTTTGAATACGAGTAATAAAGCACCGATACCGAGAAGGATTAAGTGATAACCAATAATATTGGTCATTTGGTTTTTATCTTTCCAGTCATAACCAAAGAAACTAGAATATTCTTCTAAGGTTTCAGGACCACGCAAAGCATGATAAAGTCCACCTAAGCCTAAAACGGCAGAGGAGATAAGGTGAAGAACACCAACTACAAAGAAAGGGAAAACATCAGTTACTTCACCACCAGCACCTACACCCCAGCCTAAAGTGGCAACGTGGGGTAATAAGATAAAGCCTTGTTCGTACATGGGCTTTTCAGGGATGAAGTGAGCAGTTTCAAATAAGGTCATTGCACCTGCCCAAAACACAATTAGACCTGCGTGGGCAACGTGAGCACCTAATAATTTACCAGATAAGTTGATAAGTCTAGCATTACCAGACCACCAAGCAAAACCAGTAGATTCTAGGTCACGACCACCAATCGGATTAGAGAGCGTTACCACGTGGAAGTACCTCCTCAGGGAATACAAATTTTTCGTGGGGTTGATCTTGAGGCGCCATCCATGCGCGCAACCCTTCGTTTAATAGGATGTTTTTGGTGTAGAAAGTTTCAAATTCAGGATCTTCCGCCGCTCTTAATTCTTGAGAGACGAAGTCATAAGCACGGAGGTTAAAAGCTAAACCAACGATACCAATGGAACTCATCCACAAACCAGTAACAGGTACAAACAACATGAAGAAGTGTAACCAACGTTTGTTGGAGAATGCGATACCAAAAATTTGAGACCAGAAACGGTTAGCTGTTACCATGGAGTAGGTTTCTTCAGCTTGGGTAGGTTCAAACGCGCGGAAAGTGTTTGCCTGTTCACCATCTTGGAATAAGGTGTTTTCTACCGTTGCACCATGAATAGCACAAAGTAATGCACCACCTAAAATTCCTGCCACACCCATCATATGGAAGGGGTTGAGTGTCCAGTTATGAAATCCTTGTAAGAACAAGATAAAGCGGAAAATTCCTGCTACTCCAAAAGAAGGAGCAAAAAACCAGCTAGATTGTCCGAGGGGATACATTAAGAAAACACTTACAAATACAGCGATAGGACCAGAGAAAGCGATGGCATTATAAGGACGAATCCCTACAAGACGAGAAATCTCAAATTGACGCAACATGAAGCCAATTAAAGCAAAAGCTCCGTGTAATGCGACGAAAGGCCACAAACCACCGATTTGAAACCAGCGAGTTAAACTGCCTTGAGCTTCAGGACCCCACAAAAATAGTAAGGAGTGTCCAAAAACATCAGCGGGGGATGATACAGCTACAGTTAAGAAGTTAGCACCTTCAAGGTAAGAACTAGCTAAACCATGGGTGTACCAAGAAGTAACGAAGGTAGTACCAGTTAACCAACCACCTAATGCTAAATAAGCACAAGGGAATAGTAGGATACCAGACCAACCAACGAATACAAATCGGTCTCTTTTGAGCCAGTCATCAAGGGTATCAAACAACCCTCTTTCAGGCACACGTCCGACTGCAATGGTCATAATCTTTCTTTTTTTAACTTGTCAAGTTTTACTTTTTTTGTCTCTCTTATTATTATCGGAGACGATGTTGCTACTCAGCAATATTACTGATGTGCAATTAACTTTTCTTAATATAGCATGAGTTAGTCGTTACTCTAACTCGGTTTAAAGATACGATTTAGGTATGCTTTTAAACTTGCTCTTTACTATTTTTAACAAATTTTTTAACAAATTGTCACATTTTTCTCAGAATCTTTCCATAAATTAAAAATAAAAATATCTTTTTACCGTACCTATTGAGATAATCAAGGCTGAAGAAGTTGTGTATAAGCATTGAATCCGCCATTCACTAAAGATTCCACTGTATTTTCTGCATTTTGTACCCAATAATTGTCTCCCAAACGGACAAAAATTCGTTCTTGAACATCGTCAACAATAGCAAAAACTGGAATTACTGCATCATTTTTATCTCCTGATTGTTCTTGTAAAAGACTTTTTAATTTTCCTTGTATTTGCGGTTGAGATGCTTGTTCTGGAGTTAAGCGAATATAAACTATGGTGACATTTTCCATTCTTTTTATATTATTAATAATAATTTGTGATTTATCATCTTTATGATCAGCTTTTCCCCAAATAATTAAGGGGGTATCTTCAACTAAATTTTCTTTTACTTGGTCATAATTACTCGCAAAAACAATAGCATCTGCTTGTCCAGTAATATCTTCTACGGTCAAAAAAGCCATATTTTTACTATTTTTGTCTATATGATTTTTGATCATTGTTAACATTACGATCGCACACATTTTTTTTCTTGATTTATATTCTGATAATTCACTAATATCAATAGGAGATAATATTTTTGCTATATTTTTTAATGGTTTTAATGGGTGTTCTG encodes the following:
- a CDS encoding peroxiredoxin, whose protein sequence is MTLQLGDTVPNFTQASSIGDISFYDWAGDSWVVLFSHPADYTPVCTTELGTVASLQSEFQKRNVKTIALSVDDVESHKGWINDINETQNTTVNYPILADGDRKVADLYGMIHPNSLNNLTVRSVFIIDPNKKLRLTITYPASTGRNFDEILRVIDSLQLTDYHQVATPANWQDGGDCVVVPSISTEDAKVKFPKGVTEIKPYLRLTPQPNK
- a CDS encoding CCA tRNA nucleotidyltransferase translates to MVLNTFIADNLPFDLDILPDDCYLVGGAVRDVLLNRFRNYLDLDFVLPHSSIETARNIANIYRAGFVILDHERFIARVVFPHATIDFAQQEGNSIENDLLRRDYTINAIAYHCQERKIIDPLKGKQDLEQGIIRMVSRQNLKDDPLRLLRGYRQACQLNFYIESETRQTIKELTPFLIKVAAERVNNELSYLLASENSSYWLKEAFKDGLLSLYWQNIDEKKIIYLKKIDFIIKHLQEKFSYFNNINNQSYSIVKLACLTDDNPEIAEKELLNLKYSRQEIKSVITIIKYTPSLLEKDFINNLSAQYFFFSAVGKVFPSLAIFALANDVNQDLINLLLNRYFDDNDSVAHPKPLLTGNDLMKFLKISPSPLIKQLLTDVQIAYIEGKFTDQNGALQWIINHRL
- the psbC gene encoding photosystem II reaction center protein CP43 yields the protein MVTLSNPIGGRDLESTGFAWWSGNARLINLSGKLLGAHVAHAGLIVFWAGAMTLFETAHFIPEKPMYEQGFILLPHVATLGWGVGAGGEVTDVFPFFVVGVLHLISSAVLGLGGLYHALRGPETLEEYSSFFGYDWKDKNQMTNIIGYHLILLGIGALLLVFKAMFFGGVYDTWAPGGGDVRVITNPTLNPAIIFGYLIKAPFGGEGWIVSVNNMEDIIGGHIWVGLTCIFGGIWHILTKPFGWARRALIWSGEAYLSYSLGALSLMGFIASTMVWYNNTAYPSEFYGPTGAEASQAQALTYLIRDQRLGANVGSAQGPTGLGKYLMRSPTGEIIFGGETMRFWDFRGPWLEPLRGPNGLDLDKVRNDIQPWQVRRAAEYMTHAPLGSLNSVGGVITDVNAFNYVSPRAWLATSHFTLGFFFLVGHLWHAGRARAAAGGFEKGIDRETEPTLSMPDLD
- the psbD gene encoding photosystem II D2 protein (photosystem q(a) protein) is translated as MTIAVGRVPERGLFDTLDDWLKRDRFVFVGWSGILLFPCAYLALGGWLTGTTFVTSWYTHGLASSYLEGANFLTVAVSSPADVFGHSLLFLWGPEAQGSLTRWFQIGGLWPFVALHGAFALIGFMLRQFEISRLVGIRPYNAIAFSGPIAVFVSVFLMYPLGQSSWFFAPSFGVAGIFRFILFLQGFHNWTLNPFHMMGVAGILGGALLCAIHGATVENTLFQDGEQANTFRAFEPTQAEETYSMVTANRFWSQIFGIAFSNKRWLHFFMLFVPVTGLWMSSIGIVGLAFNLRAYDFVSQELRAAEDPEFETFYTKNILLNEGLRAWMAPQDQPHEKFVFPEEVLPRGNAL